Below is a genomic region from Paenibacillus rhizovicinus.
TCGCGCTGCGGCGATTTGGTGTCTTTATAGACGAGGCTGAACGGGAAGTTGTCGCTGTCTTCGAATCGCTTATGAATGGCTTGCATGGCTAAGACCTCCTCGACCTTCATGCATCTCTATGAATCATAGCAAAATCGAGCAGCAATATACATCATTCAGATGATTTGATGCGTAATTATGATGGAGTAGAATAAATCGTAAGCGGATACAGCAAATCCAATGAAGTGCCAAAGGGGTGCAACGCATGTCAGGTACACTGAACGCCGGGTTACTGGCCGGAGACGAACGCAGCGAATACGAGCGGATGAACGGCAGCGCCGCGAACATCCTGCAGATCGGCGAAGGAAACTTCCTGCGCGGGTTCGCGGATTGGATGATTCATACGTGCAGGAAGCAGGGCTTGTTCGCCGGCAGCATCGCCGTGACGCAGCCGCGGCCTGCGGGACAGAAGAAGATTGCGCAATTGGCCGCGCAGGACGGGCTCTATACGCTGGTCGTCCGCGGTCTGGAGAACGGCGAGCGCGTGGAACGCCGCGAGGTCATTAAGGCGTTCTCCCAAGTCTTCGATCCGTACGCCGAGTGGGGACGGTTTCTTGCGCTGGCGGACAATCCCGAATTGGAGCTCGTGATTTCCAATACGACGGAAGCGGGCCTTGCTTATCGGCCGGAGCCGCTGGCGGACGAGACGCCGACGCTGTCGTTCCCGGGAAAAGTCGCGCGGCTGCTGTATCGCCGTTACGAGACGTTCGGCGGCGCGCCCGACAAGGGACTTATTTTCCTGCCTTGCGAGCTGATCGATCGCAATGGAGATACGCTGCGCGAATGCGTCCTTCGTTACGCGGCGGATTGGCAGTTGCCGGAGGCGTTCGCGAACTGGGTGCGGGCGCATAACCGGTTTCTGAACTCGCTGGTCGATCGGATCGTGACCGGCTATCCGGACGACGAACAGGCGGAAGCCTGGTTTGCCGAATGGGGCTATCGGGATGAAATGCTGACGGCCTGCGAGCCTTATCATTTGTGGGCGATCGAAGCGGAGCCTGAGCTGGAACGCCTCCTTCCGCTGCGCGCGGCAGGATTGAACGTGCATTGGGTCGACGATCTGACACCGTTTCAGCTGCGCAAAGTCCGGCTTTTGAACGGCGCGCATACGTTGATGACGCCCCTGGGACTGCTTCATGGGCTGGAGCATGTACGCGAGCTGATGGAGCAACCGGCATGGAGCGAATTCGTCAGGCGCACGGTGGAAGAGGAAATCATTCCGTCGCTCCCGTACCCCGAGCCGGACATGCGCGCTTATGCGGAGGCGGTGTACGAGCGGTACTTGAATCCGTTCATTCGCCATCGGCTGTACGATATCGCCATGAACAGCCTCAGCAAAGTCCGGGCACGGCTGCTTCCCTCGATGGCGCATTACGCC
It encodes:
- a CDS encoding tagaturonate reductase yields the protein MSGTLNAGLLAGDERSEYERMNGSAANILQIGEGNFLRGFADWMIHTCRKQGLFAGSIAVTQPRPAGQKKIAQLAAQDGLYTLVVRGLENGERVERREVIKAFSQVFDPYAEWGRFLALADNPELELVISNTTEAGLAYRPEPLADETPTLSFPGKVARLLYRRYETFGGAPDKGLIFLPCELIDRNGDTLRECVLRYAADWQLPEAFANWVRAHNRFLNSLVDRIVTGYPDDEQAEAWFAEWGYRDEMLTACEPYHLWAIEAEPELERLLPLRAAGLNVHWVDDLTPFQLRKVRLLNGAHTLMTPLGLLHGLEHVRELMEQPAWSEFVRRTVEEEIIPSLPYPEPDMRAYAEAVYERYLNPFIRHRLYDIAMNSLSKVRARLLPSMAHYAERGVQVPDGLVKGFAGLLRYYRAEERDGKFVGRTLAGSEYELRDDAGLLAVLAAAWSERQPVEKTLSTLLADTALWGRDLSGWPGFTERVLHYWNELERLNA